The DNA window ATGCCCCCTGATGTTGGAACCCTGCCCAGTGACTGTGTCCAGCCCATGAAGAGGACATAGGCCCCATGGCTTCTGGGAAATGTGGTAGAAGAATTCATGGACAGTTGGAAGAGTGAAACCCCACTTGGTTTGAGAGCTGACATTCTCAGGCACCTTGGGAGCTATGACTGGCAGGTGGAAAGAGAGGGGGACCAAGTCCACATAAGGGAGAACTCTGCTTCCTGCTCTGAGTTTGGGGGAGTTCAGGCTGCACCCCTGGGTGTGTTTGTAAGTGCACGTTCATGTGTCGGCTTCCTGCACGTGTGGCTTCAGACTTGATTCCCAACAAGCTACTTTCTGTTTCCTCTGTCactctccccagcacccagctcacTGTGTTCACAGCTGGCTGGCCAGCCCAACCCGCAGGCCTGCAAAGGCGGGGAGCAGTCATTTAGAAACCCCCCAAAACacttcacagaaaacaaacagaactgAGATGGCAGCTCCTCACTGGCTGAGGAGGTCACACCATTTTTCGGGTTCCCACACTCCCTCCGAGGGAAGTTCAGGGCCTGCTGAGCACCTGCCAACCTCAGCCCCTTGGGAGTGGGCAGAGGTCATGGTCCCCAGACCCTCCCTGCCAGCAGCCCAGGCTCACCTTATTGAAGACACTCTTCACCTGCTCCACTGCCTTGCTCTTGTTTTCACAGGGCAGAAATCGATGctgtggaaggaaagagaaagtgtgAACAACACTGGCGCCTGGGTCCTGGGTCCATTGTGCCTGGGGGACAACCTGGGAGCAGGAAGAGCCCAGACTCATCTTGGATGCCTACTCTCCACAGCTGCTGTGAGGACTATGGCctacctcctccttccccaccagaCAGAGAAGAAACACAGCCCAGGGAGATCACTTGTGTTTCCCCAGGAGCTGCTCCCAGCCGCTTACAAGGCTGCATCAAACACCCAGGTTTTGGAGGTTCCTTCCCTGGCACGTCCCAGCGCCGAGCAGAGCCTGAGCCAGCCCTTCTGTCCTTTCCTGCTTTTGTCCTGTCCCTCTCCTTCAGTCCCAGCCCCGGGGACCATTTCTAAGTGTCCGAGGAGCAGAGACACAGTCTCAGCCCTGCCGGCCAAAGCCGTTGCATGGTCCTCTTCTACAAACACAGCCCAAATGATTTCTCAACACCAGTGAGGGAACAAAGGAAACCAGTGGTGAGGGTATCATTTCAGTTGGAGAAATAAATGATCCTGGGGGATTATTCACAGACACTAGCTTGGGGCCGAGTAGCCCCCTGGCCCCTCTAAAATGCCAGAGAAAATCCTGTCAGTCATTTGGACTCCACTTGAAGCTCTGCTCTCAAAAGGTTAAGAAGAAGAGGGAAGTGGAGTTTCCTCTCCCGGGACCCTTACCTCTGGCCCCTCCTGCGGGGCCCAGGTCCTAGGTCCCCAGGGACGAGGGAGCCCTGACTGAAGCTCTGGGCCCCTTTCATGTAGAGAGAGGGGAATAGCTAATAACCCACAAATGACTCACAAATAACAGGAAAGCTATTGCAAACCTTCACATGTAAATGCCTAgcagccaccccaccccctgtTCAGAGAGAAATGAGCAAGTGATGCGACTTCGGCGCCTGGCCGGAGGGAGAGGGCGCCTGTCGGCCTGTGTCTTTGTGTCTCCGGGTGGGAACCGGGTTTGGGGAGGATGTTTCCAGAAGACCCCAGAGAAGAGAGAGCCGCCTGCAAGGGAAAGAGCTGGCCTGCTACTCACACAGCGCCTCAGCCTCAGCCTGAGGGTCTTCAGCTTCTCCCCCAGGGAGTTCACGTGCTCCTTGATGTTGGGGCCGTGGTTCTCAGCCTGtggcatcacctcctccaggtaAAACTGGATCATCTCCGACAAGGCTTGGCAACCCAGGTAACCCTAAGGGCGGAAGCCAGGGTGGGTGGTGACCCGGGAGGAAGAGCTACTGCTTGAGAGGATGGCTTTGTCCCCGGGGACCTTCTTAAGTGGCCACCTCCCCCCAGGACCAAGCCCTTGGTAACAAGCCCCCTCCAGCTACTGGCTATGTGCTGAGTTAAGATCTTCCCACTTCTCCTTTTCAAAGTGAGGGAAACGGACCCAGCTCCTTGCAGGCAAGAAGCAGAGCCGCCCTTAGTCATGCTGCACACCGCACCCCCGTCCCCACCCAGCCCTCACCTTAAAGTCCTCCAGCAGAGACTGGCTCAACAACGAGTTGTCCAGCTGGTCATTCATTTGCTGCAAGAAGAACACAAGGAGAATGAACCCAAGGTTTGGGGAAATACTGAAAATGACTGTTTCTCTCATGCCCTTTAATTTATagagtttttgattttttaatcaatGCAGACCTGGccccaaaatggaaaagagagcTTTCAAAACAGGACATTCAATGGTGCCGGAACTCTTAGTTAAATCAAGTCCTTCCCCCTGGGatcaagttctttaaaaaatctggCTGATTTTGAAGGCAAGGCAGAAGCTTGCCTGGGTCCTGCTCTTTCTGCAAAACTGTGTCACATGTGCAAGGGTCCCCATACCAACCCCTTGGCGCCCTTTGCTTTTCTGTCTACCCGCTGCCGACATCCAGCTGCAGCACTGAAAATTCTCTGGGAGTGGGAACCATCTCCTAATGCAGGTTTCCCCCTATAGGGTGCTACCCCAAACCATCAGTCTTTCAGGTTCTGGAAGCCCTCTAAGCTGAGGCAACTTATGTTTCCTGCCACAGGGTATGGGGAACATCTTCACCTCCAATCAGACCCTTCGTGATCTCTCCCAGCCTATGAAGTATTGAGCTCCAGAGAATTCTTATACAAATTTCCGAGCATAGGAGAGATGGGAGAGATACCTTTTTGAAGGGAGCTTTTCCTGCACAATTTGCTGCAGCACCAGGGCTTAGACTGACTCACTGAACCCATAGCTTGACCAAGGACTCTTAAGAATTTCAGTTTGGGGGGAATGGgtgttgggggtggaggtgaATGAAAAGGAGGTTTTATAAGCTCCGGCAGAATGCCTTGTCAGGCAGtcccagggaggaaggaaggacaggaggGCATCATACTCACAAAGAAAGTCTTCACGTTGCTGAAGGCAGCTCGGAGCTCCCGGAGCATGTGGGGCAGGCTGTCTGGGAAGTGGATGCAGCTGTCCTTAGACTGGGTGCCCTGGTGTTGGCTGGCCGCCACCCCGGCCAGGAAGATCAGGCAACAGAGCAGTGCTGAGCTGGGCATTGTGGAGTTCTGCCTTCTTCGTTCAGTCGGGCTTGTGGTTTGGTTTTGCAAGAGCAAGCCCCTGTTGTGTAGACCTTCACCTACTGTGTCCCCCTTTTATATTGTGGGGCCTCGCCATTCATAAAAAGCCACAGTGTCACAGATTTCCTGGCAAAAGTTTCTTCTGATTaaagcccctcccttccctagACCTCTCCAACTTTGCATTCGTTGAAACTCTTactcaaagttttaaattttgcatcGTAAGCAAAAGAGATGGTTGAAAAATGAACTTCTGCATATGGCTATTTTTAGAAGAAGctacctctctctcccttttaaaataatttttcagcttctcttaataataaaaaaaaaaaagttgatttccTGGGGTGAACAGCTGTTCTGTGCGCAGGGACCCACAGTTGTGGGTTCCATTCACGTGTTCCTAGGTCACGGTGACGTGGACAAATTGGCCATTCCAGAATACACTGAGATTGAGAAATAACTGGGTCCCCCTCCCCAACCTGGGTTGATACTCAAGGCTTCTCCTTACTGGATTGGGAAGTCACCTCAGCTCtccaggcctcagcttccccaaaTGAAAACAGGAGTGTGAGCTAAATATCCTCAAAGCTGCCTTCTGGTTCTTTCATTTTATGTTCCAAGACTACTCCTTAAAGAGGCCAGCTTCCCACTGGACAGGCAAGGGTGTCAGATGTGCTCCAGGTTCCTTCTCTGGCCCTGGATTCATTTAGACTCTCAGATCCATGTCTCCAACCTCCTTGGCTCGCCACGTCCTCAGGGGGAATTAGTAAGAGTAGTCCACGCTTACTGGAAGCTGTACCTGCCAGTCACCACGAccctcatctccattttacagtgaGCAAACCGAGGCACACAGATATTAAGTACCCTGCACATGGGTGCTGAGTGAGGGAGCCAGAATTTGCACCCAGGCCTGCCTGATACTCAGGCTGTGCTCCTTTCCCTATTCTACACTGACCCCAGTGTGCAGAATGGAAAATTTGGATTAAAGAGTCACTAGGTTTCTTCTGGGTTGTGAGTTTCAGTGGCTGGAGACTTACATTTGAAAGATGgggaggaagaagtaaaaataacaaagaaaataagttGGGGTTCCATGAAGGCTGGACAGGAGGCCCTTTTCTCCCCTCTTACCTATCCCTTGTCCTCATTCCAAAGAAGCCTTAGTTGTCTTGCTTTGGATTTGCACATgtaagcgtgtgtgtgtgtgtgtgtgtgtgtgtgtgcatgtgtataggGGCAGAGTAGCCAGATATGGTGAGGAATGTTGCACTACCGCTAGAAGGAACGGATGGTGTGGTGACATTACTTCTACAGATATGAAGAAAGTCTTGGAGTCCTTTGATTGTGCCTTGACCTCCCCCTTCTGCAGGGGCTCCTCCCACTGCCCCACTGAATAGCTCTGATCTGGGGGGACAGGAGGCCGGGGCTCTGCCACTCAAACCCAGGGCAAGTCACCTGACCTCCCTGTGTCTGTTTTCCATCTATCCCAAGGGGACAGCAGTACCTGCCTTCTGTCTGCTGGGGACCTTTGGGCTGCACATGGGATGGGGCCTGCGGAGGTAACAAGTGGATCCAGAAGTAGGATATCTCCAgtgtttctgttattttcttgccttcttgCATCTGCACTGGGATACCTCATGTGGCCCTGGCTCTGAGCGTGCCCCATTAAAGAAGCTCACTGCACCAGACAAGGGAGGCAGACAttctggggctgggctggagggagtgggagggaggaggcagagaACCCAGGCTGCGGATGTACTTTGTGGGTCAGGATCAGGGGACTGTAGTCTCTCTTCCCAACCCTTTGGGGAGTGTTGATGCAGAAGCCTAAGAATCACAAAGGGAGAAAGAACCTTTAGAAACAGGCGTggaagggaactatattcagtatcctgtgataaaccataagaaaaaagaaaagaatatgaaaaagtatacatatatgtataactgaatcactttgctgtacagcagaaattaacacattataaatcaactgtacttaaatcaaattaaaaaaaaaaaaaaaagaaatagttgtgGAGCTGACTCAGGAATTGCTGCTCCTGCCAGATTTACACTGGCCTTAGGAGTTCTGAGCTTTGCCAcgagaaagaagagggaaggggtCAGGGGCTGGGTTTTGCACCCCTTCCACCCTACTCCTTCCCTCTTGGCTCCTGGGTTTTCTGGGCTGTGTCTGCTTCAGCCCGTAGGACTGACCCCTCTCTGAGCTGGGTGTTCTGGGTACCGACTCAGTCTGGCCGACCAGTCAGGCCAGAGGACCCAAACCCAGGGCAGACTACGAGGCCCTACTTCTGGACCCAGGCAGCACAGATCCCCCTCTTACCTTTGTTTGCCACTGTGCCATGTGCTTTTCTCCACTACTATGTCTACAACAAATGTCGCTGTCATCCATGTGCACAACTGCCTCAGCCAATCAGCTGTGAGCTCCCTGAAACAGGGCACTGTTTCATTATCTTTTGTGTGTCTGGAGCCGAGTACAGGGTCTGGCCTGTGGAAGGTGCCAGGGATAcaacttccttttttctctgttggGATGGGCATAGCAGAGTACCCTGTgagcctggaccagggctggTCTGGGCATGGGCAAACACTCAGAGCAACACAGGAAGGTAGGCAGTATCTCTTCCACTTTCTTCTtacaatttgaaatattaaatacacacacacacacacacacacacacacacacagagacacgcatgcacgcacacatgcacataatGGCAGGAGAAGGGAGGTGGGCAAGAGCCATTTCTATCTTTCTTTATTCCATAAGCTATTAGGTAGGGTAAGGGTTAGGCTCTGACTTCCTTATTTGTTTTGGAATGTTTGGTAAATGTTGCCAATTACCTCAAGCCATTTGTTGAatttttcatcctttctctgtTGATTTGAAATTGTTGTCCTCTCTCATCTCAAAATTTTCAGAATCTAAATGGTCAGAGACCATTTAGGCAACTTCCTTGATGCAATTACTTAATTtagaaatggagataacaatatcTTCCCTATCCACATATCTCATAGGACTGATGTCAAGCTGACACAAGAGAATACGGGTGAACATCTTGGGAAAAGTTAAGACCCTTTGCTTATATATTGAccaaacaacaagaacaacaaagatGATTCCTATTTCTCAAGACTGTGAAGGTACCATTCATCTGAAAAGTCGTTAGGATTCACTGGGAAAAGTCCCAAACTCATAGGTCATGTGACATAAATGTCAACAGTCTGCATGTTAGATTTGAGTTGGGGTTTCAGTCCAAGAGAAGAGCCCAAGTAGGGAAGAAAGTGAGCGAGCAGGCACCTGTGGATGGATGATGTGTCAGTCTGGGACCATTTGGCCCTGTGGATTTCAAGACAACACAAATGCCACTcgttagactgtgagctccttgagagcaaaTGGTCTGAGCCCAATTTTCCCTCAGATCCAGAATCATAGCAAGTGTCCAACACATGCCtattaaattgaatttaaatgaatttttttccttggggACTCACTGGGAAATCAGAGGAAAGTGTGGGAGGGGAAATACCTCTTCTCTTCCATCCCTGCTCCAGAATATTCCCTAATGTTCATATTCAgctgcaaaagaaagaaagtctgACTCACCATGGCTTAAAAAGGAAAGGGATATTATTTTTTGGTCTTCCATGACAAGAAGTTCAGAGGTAGGCAGTCCAAGGCTAGTACAGCACTCCAATGTCATCCAGAACCCAGCTTTTCTGCCTTCCTGCTTTTCTATGAATTGTTGTAGGATGTCAGGGAGGAGGGACTTGGGTAGAGTCTAAAGGTCCAAAGGCATATCAGCCCGGCAGATCCTAATGATTTTTCTGGAAAGCTCCATTTATGAGTTTCACCACTTTAGCTGCAGACGACTCCGGGCAGACAAGAATTGTGAACAGATTTTGGAGGGTGCGGTCTACAATGCACAAGAGCTTATAAGGAATCACCTTGCAGTTAACCTCATGCTCAGCAAAATGGCAGCCTTCTTGGTATAACTGTCCTGTATCTTGCAACAATTCTGCCGCTCAGACCCAAGAGTGGGGAACAGACTGGGAGCCCTGTGGGGCTGCACTGGAGTCACAAAGAGAAGGCTATGGAATCTGAGCTTGCTGGACTCAGGGTTCAGCCAGCTTGCCTGTCAACAGGGCCACCACAAGCGTAGCAGGCAGGTCAGTGATGCAGGCAGAGCAGGTGGGAAGGTGCCCACCCAGGACAAGGGAGCTGACTGTCTCAATGAAGAATCCCTTGGGGGCTTGGCTCCTGTGTGCTCATTTGTAATCATTATTTTAAGGCTGATAATGggagtttcatttcttcttcttcaggacATCTAGAACGTACAATAGTTTCCCCAGCTTGAAATTTCTAGTATTCCCTTGAATAACCTTCCTCAGCTCCCTGGACCGAGGCTTCCTCAGGGGCTTTGCTGCAACAGGCCTGGTCAAGAGCACAGAGTGTGGCATCACACCCCCCAAGTGGGGCCGGGTGGGACCCCAGGGGACAGGGTTCTGTCTTTGACTTTGGCCTTGTGGTTGAGGTGCTTCAGAATAAAGTCCTGGTGGGTCAGAGCCTTAAAAGGAGCCTGAGTTGGGGCTGGCCCCTAGGCCGAATCAAGCAAGGGTTATGCAAACTGGAGTGGGTGCCCTTCCGAGGACTGTGGCCGGCAGACGCTGCAAACCACAGCGGAAGGGCTGATCTTTGGACAGCCAATGTGGAATTCCCCTTTGTACAACGGTGGCGCCATATCAAGCAATTTGGATTTTCCTTAGGGGACGGACACTGTGCTCTGTAACTTCTCATATGAGAGATTTGGCTACAGGGGCCAGGACACCAGGTGTTGGAGTCCTTGCCACCCAGAGGATACAGCTGTCTCTGCTCTGTCTGCATGACTACCTAGAATAACTAGTGGGTTCCTGAGCCTGGGGCACAGATAGATTCCTTCAGCTCCAGGGCTGTCCCTCTGATGGGATTTAGTTTACTCAAATTTCCCTGGATGGCTGACACATTAAACCTAGTGTGTCCGAGCAGGACATGTGATCTGTGTAGTCACTCAGAGGGCCCCATGATTGGAAGGGCCCTGCCTTTGCTCTGttgtcactgtcttgaaattcttaacaattGTTGAACAAGAGgctccacattttcattttgcactgggcccccaatttatgtaattgattttttattgGAGACTAAACTCatcatcttctttctctggtcTCAGCTTCATCCAGTGACATGGCACCCTAACTCAGCAAGGGGACCACCATCTAACCTAACATACAAGCCAGACACCTAGAAGTAACTTGTtggttcctccctctcccttaccAACCTATGTCCAATCTATTAGCAGgtcttccagatttttcttcataaacATCTTTGTAATCTGCTAACTTCTCTCCATTtgcatcagcagcagcagcaactgtCTGGTTCAAGCTTCCATCTTGTCTCTCCTGGGCTCCGAACAAGCGCCTTGTTGATATTCTAATATCCAttctccaaactgttctccactTTGTATCCCAAGTGATTATTTTCAAACACCAATCTGATCATGACTCTCCCCTTGCTTAAACCCTTCAATGACGTGTCACTTTCCCTTTCAGGGTAAAATAAGGACCCACATTCTTAATACTGTTTACAACTCCCTTTATTATCTGACCTTGACTATTTCTTCTGCCTCAACTTCCAGCGCTCTCCACTTCCCTCTGCATTCCAGCCTTATTggctttcctcttttgttttttcccaaatGATCCATGCTCTCTCTCCTACCACGGGGGCTTTGCACATGTAGTTTCTCCTTTCTGGATTGTGCTTCCCCCTCTCTTCATCCTTCGGTTCTCAGCTTAGATCTTACTTTCTCATATGAGTTTTTCCTTATTCTGCAGTCAAGGTCAGGTCATTTGGGTATATCTCCTCAGGACACCTTGCTCCTTTTCTTTATAGTACTGATGTCAGTTTGTAATTACACACGTGGCTCTGTGGTCACTTGATTGATCTCCATCTCTCCCATTAGACTGCCCTCCACTAGGGCAGGGCTCATGTCTGTTTTTGATCATCGTTGTTTGCCTAGTACTTAGCACAATTCTGGGGACATCCAAGGTTcacactaaatatttgttgatggatTGCATGACTGAATGTGTGCTTCCTAAACTTTTTGTAGCTGTAAAACGGCTATGTTTGTCCTCTATCTCATATAAAGCAGAGGGTGAATTCACCTGGGGAAACACCTACCCTCACAAACTCTATGTCTATTCCCATTTAGCTTTTCCAtgtttaaaatatcaatactatTACTAATCTATACTCTTCCTGGCAGATGTTAACCAAATCCCTCATGGTTATTGGAACATTAAAAAGGTCCTGTGTCAGAAGATGTCAGAGAGGAAGGACCTTAGACTTTATCTAATCCATACCTTTTATTTTACAGgtgggcaaactgaggcccagaaaagaaAGTGACTTTTCCAGGCACTAGAGACAGTTAATGACAAAGGTGAAATCAGAACTCAATTCCTTTTGTATTATTCTTCTCAAATCAGTACCTAATTCCTTGACTCAGATGAGTGTTAAGTCACTGAATTCTCATGCAGCACCAAAAACTGGGGGGAATTGCCTAAGACGTGAACAGCATGTGGGGCAGCAGTGGTGAGGAGAAGTTGAAAGCCTGTGAAAATAAGTTTTTCCTCCATAAAACAATTATGAATCTATTATGTACTTGCAGGATGCATAGCCCTATGATTAGAAGCTGGAGATGGGGGTGAGTGTTGCTTAGATATTTTTGTCTTAGGGAAATATTTCAAGCCTTCGAATATTTGCAGACAGAAAGGAGTTTCTCCTGTATCTTGTCTGTCTCTAAGACACAACTGCAGTGATATTAAAGGCATAGTTTGGTATGCTCTCCCACCATGGTACCCCTAAAGCACCATCTCCTCCATGAAACCTCATTCAAGAGAACAGAGAGCTGAGGATTTCCCTTTATCTTGCCTATTCTGATCTCTATCCCTAAGATGTACCCCTGACTGTAAATCCTCAGCCCCACTCCACGTGTGCTTAGGTGCATAACTGCATGACATGGGAAGAGCCAGCTGCTTCCTCCATCCTGGACTCACATCACTTCTACTGTGAGTGTGTCATTTACATACCAGCCCAAGGTCATATACTCTCCGGGGCAGGGAGTGGGAGTGTGCCACTGTGTTCAGTGTGGTCCTAGATTCCCTTAGTCAGCTCTTCTCAAACTATTTGGATTCAGGACCCTTTTACAGTCTTGAAAATTGTTGAAGACCCCAAAGAGCGTCTACTTTTTtgggttatatctatcaatattcatcatattagaaaggaaaactgagaaatttttaaaaaaatttatgatatTCTAAAAGAGTAATAATTAAAAAACCCACTACAtcttaacataaataacatatttttaatgagaaataactgtattttccaaGTCGGAACACATTTAGTGAGAAGAGTGCACAGTTTGACATCTGTCGCAAAGTTCTTTAAATATCTGGTTTAATAGAGGAACTTACATTCTTACATCTGCTCCTACAGCCAATCTGTTGTGATAGGTTTTTGGGATTGAAGCGTGTGAGAAAATCCAGCCTCCTAGAGGTATATGGTTAGAAGAGGGAGGTCCTCCTAGGCGtccttggaccacactttgagaaccattggctTAAGCGTTTAACAAAAATGTCTGGGTGAGGATGAATGGGAGAAAGGTGATCAAAGTTTAGCTTCCAAGGAAGGGGTGGAGGATGTACGCTCAGGCACCTGTcctgcagggagaagggagaagcccATTGTTTCACTGCCGTCTCCTTTATTCAGTTTCCCAATAGCCTGTGTGGTCCTATAGCGGCTCACAATGCAGCTGCTTCTGTGAGCATCACGTGTGTCATGGAAGCTGCAGTGCCTCACACGTCGAATTTGTAGTTTCAAGTCAGAACCCAAGGGAGTTTGGGGGCTGATTTGCAGTGCTCTACCTGTTACTGTAAATCCCCTTCTCCAAGGGGCCCCGCCCGGGCCCAGGATCAGGTTTCAGGGCTGGGGCGGTCAGGGGGCACCGGGCTGTGGGAGGGGCTCTACTGCAGACTTATTTTTGGTTCTACTTTCCATTTCCACTTTTAATTCTTCTCTCGTTCTCGCTCtcgctctcttgctctctccttcaattctgaggGGCAGTTAATAAACCTGCTTTCTCTTTGGCTAGCCTTGTGCTTTCTCAGTTTTCAGAAAaaccttgaaaataaaatattaggagattgggattgacatatatacactaatatgtataaaatagataagtcaTAGAGtctgctgtatataaaaataaataaaattcaaaaaacaaaaaaaagaaaagaaaagcagacatTTCCCAGTCTAACAGGTCAGGATTAATCCAGTCAAATCAATACAATTTGCTTTCCATTCTCTTCTGTCCGCCTGCAGA is part of the Balaenoptera musculus isolate JJ_BM4_2016_0621 chromosome 1, mBalMus1.pri.v3, whole genome shotgun sequence genome and encodes:
- the IL10 gene encoding interleukin-10, with the protein product MPSSALLCCLIFLAGVAASQHQGTQSKDSCIHFPDSLPHMLRELRAAFSNVKTFFQMNDQLDNSLLSQSLLEDFKGYLGCQALSEMIQFYLEEVMPQAENHGPNIKEHVNSLGEKLKTLRLRLRRCHRFLPCENKSKAVEQVKSVFNKLQEKGVYKAMSEFDIFINYIEAYMTTKMKN